Genomic segment of Tiliqua scincoides isolate rTilSci1 chromosome 1, rTilSci1.hap2, whole genome shotgun sequence:
ATGCTAGATCAGAACAAGATAACTGAAACACAAGAGGCAAAACTGACCACTTATCACAGAGCAAGACAGACAGTGGCTGCCCATCTGTCAGATGCTAGAAGAAAGCGCAAGGCTAAAGCACCAGCACACTGTAGACTCAATACTCCTTATGATGACTTTGATTCAGAGCCAAGCAAAAGAAGCCACACTCAAGTCAAAACCAATCTTGCGTGCCTGGTAAATGGAAGCAGTGACTTTGCTGTTGAAATACCACAAAACCACCTTTTAGTCATTCCAAagtttctgtgactgccccaaaCACTGGTAGCCAGTATTTTTTTCCCTAGGAGGAGGAAGCACATGGCTTGTTTTGTGCAGCAAGCTGCATGGCCCTAAATCAACAGCCAGCAACACACCGAGTCAAGCAAGCTACAATTGTCTGTATTAGAAGTGTCCTGCTACAGTCCCATCCAAGAAACCCTGCATGGTATAAAGGGAGAACACCTTGGGGCATCTAATGGCTCTTCCAGGAGGTCACCAAATCAGCAGTTGGGGCTGCAACCTAAGGCACCACAGTGTTCCAGTTGCACGTGGGttctttccagtttttgcctcctGGCAGCAGCCTACCCCCCACCCATAAACCTACCCACAGAAGTCAAGGAACTCTTCACAGCAGCACCCCAGGAGGCATAAGAGACAGTTAGCAAAAAAATTAGACCCACACACATGTGCTTGTGTGTAGCAGGAGCACTTTGCACACAGAGCCCTCTGGATTCCTACCAAAAGTCAAATACATGCAGGAAGACAGCTTGCATCAGAGGTAATAAGGTGGACTGATAGACAGTCCCCCTGCTGATCTTTTGCTGTAAACTTTCTTGACCTGTAAATATCTTGGATCCTGATTCCTGGCACAAGACCACGGTTATTAAAAAGCTCTGTCTGAGGCTATTTGGAAAGTCAGCAGTACAGGAGGGAAAACAAATAGGAGTTTGGCACCCAAGCATGTTGCCTGAGAAACAGGGCCAGCATCCCCAGcctagtgtctttttttttttaaccttttactCCTGCTGTCTACTTCAGAACAGAACCAGTGGACAGTACCAGTAACTAACAGGTAAGGTCTTCAACTCCCTCCACCTGCCCTATTCCACAGGCACTTGGATGGCCCACAACACCTCACACACCTCAGCTCCtccatctctttctttttcttcatctcctccttctctttccgcTTCATTTCCTGGATCTGGGCCttcttctcattcctttcctcCCGATCACgggcttccttctctgcctccaaATCTGGAAATCGCTCTACTTTGGTCTTCTCCAGTCGGTTCAAGATCTCATTCACCTTCTTCTCCACTGACAACATCTTCACCTTGGAATAAGAAAAAACTGTGATCCTTATAAAAAATGTCACCAAGAGTGCATATAAAGAAAACTGTCTATTGTGAATGAGCAGCATAAACCCAAACCACCCTCAGAGTACACGCTAGCTGCCTGGGAAGGCAATATTTTTAAGGGTaccaaaacagcagcagggcaggcatctAAGAGGTGCACTCCAAAACCTTCTACAACACTGTAAGCAACCCATAGTGCATCTCTCATGAAGGCAAATGATCTCAGGCTGGACAATATAAAGATCACCCGAGCAAGAGTAGGGCTTCAACATGGCCAGAGAAAGTCAAAGCCAATAGTTGGCATCCAGGCGAGCCAAATCTCACACTTTCTTCTGTTCTCAACTCAACTCCTCCAATTTGTTCAAAAGCACCTCTCTTGTTCATTTCTTTCCTTAAATCTCCCTCTTGCTTTCTGAATCAACTGTATACACCGTCTGCTGTTCAACAAATCTCTTCTCTCTTGCTTGTCCTTCCCTCAGCTTAAAGGGCACTCCTAAGTTTACTCAAAATTAAGTTCCATtaagctcaatggggcttactcccaggaatgtttgTTTAGGATCTCTGCACTCTAGTTTCTCCCTCTCCAGATCATCTAACATGCCAAGAACCGCTATTCTTCTTATGAAGTTGCTGCCCCTGTCCCTGTCAGCTCTCTCTTGTGTAAAATCTTCAATCCTTCCAAGTCTCCATAATTCACCTGCAGGTGACCAGGCAAGAGGCTGTTTACAAGCTGGAACTGTAGGTACACTTCTTCAGTGCTCCCTGCTATACTTTagcagagcagaacagagcaAATCACCCAAAGGAATGCTTCTTAGATTATAGGCAAACTGCATTTGGCAGCCACAGATATAATGGGTAGTCTTCCATTCAGACTgcaaaacaggggggaaaaagaagggaCATGAGCTGGTGAAGGGAAATCTGGAGCAAACACAGAGTGAAGATGTCCCTTCTGCAAAAATACTGCAAGCTGCTGCTTGCATTCACTTTTTAGGAGACTtgcattcactttttaaaaaccatcatCTACAACAACTGGAGGATCAGAAACCTGCTTAAGGAAGCCAGATGGAATGCAGATCCTTGAAAACTAACAACTTGCCGGATTTCACAGCTGGTATTTGAATCAGGGTCAGGCAGAGTTAGCCCTGATCCCTGAGCACAGAAACAGCTTCCCATTCTCATGAAGTTAATACGGCAAGAGGCCAATGAAGACCTATGGTACACCAGATCTGCACGTGTCAAAGGAGGATCAAGGCTGCAGGCAACTGTCAGGACTGAGCAGAAGGTATTTTATGAGCAGCTTCTTTGCCTTCCCATCAGGTTGCCAGGTCAAGATTGTAATGCAGCAACGTCCTGCTTCCATCCTATTGAAACAACTTCTGAGAAAATCCAGGCATTGTGGGGCCTCTAGTGTCCAAATCATAGTCTTCTTATGCCCCCCACCCAGATTTCTTCATCACTTGCCCAAGGTAACTCAGGAAGCCTGCAAAACAGCCAAAATCcacccccaggaggccaggaTGTCAGTCTAAATCCCTCTTGGAAATCAGCCTTTTTCTGTGCTCAGACTTGGCCTCATCTCCAGTACTCCAGACTGTGTGATTTCACAACAAGGTCATTCATTCTGGAGAGGAAAACATGGAAACACTTCAAAAAGATCCATTCACATCAAGCTGAAAAAGCACCTCCACATTTTAAAGTTCATGGAGACACTCTTTCAAGATCATGAGAAGATGAGCTTATCAATTATAACATCTTGCTGCTAAGTCTTATGTGTTTGCTTCTAGCCAGTGACTCAAGAGTTTTCAGATTCCCTTGAATTTCAGCTTTGCAATACACCGATACAAGAGAGGATGATTTCGGGCCTTGCAGGTGAGGAGAACAATTCTGCATAAAGCTTCCTCATGCAGAGTCAGGCCTTTTATACATCTATCACAAAAAGTCCTGAGTCTCAGGTTAGGACAGAGGTTGTCAAATTGAGGCgctgcaacaccccagccagggaagtctCATTTCTTCCCTCTTAAGGGACAGGATAATGGTAAAGGCAACAATGCAACCACTACAATTGCACCAATGGTGGGGGCAAAagggtttttttacttacctaagGCAGCATCTGCCTCCTGGGGAGTCCAGAGAGTCTGTggactcctctgcagggctcccagtgcctccagaaaatagtaaaaaatgcccagttctggtttttgttgcaaaaccaaACATTGCCGTTTCTTACTATTTTCTGCAGTTTGaagtgtcctccagcagggtctgCAGGCTCACCGGACCTtcaggaggccagcgctgcctccagcaagttaaaaaaaatttttgccCCTGGCAGTGCCatgatcatgtcgctgccttcacccctccaccacagaaacttacagcagttcccaatctccTGGAGAGACTGGGAACCATTGGGTTTGGCTCTTTCTTAGCCCTGCAACCACAGGTCCATTTTGGAGCCAGAATGCCAGTGAATGCATAAAGACCTTGTGCATGCAAACCACATTCTCTCTAAGCAACAGTCACCAAGCACTGCCTGTGACCCTCTAAAAGAGTCCTGTGAAAACAAATCCATGCTGTGTAGCAGCAGTGACTGTGCTCAGGGCCTGCCAGTCAGAGGTGATCTGGGTGGGACTTGTCAGTTTGCACTCCAATCCCTGTCTCTCACACATGGTTCCCTCACCTCTGCCAATGATGAGTCTCATCATTCTCTACCCAGAACACAGTAACCAAAATAAACTACACCAATTAAGTAAACCGGCAGTACTTTCACTAATTTGTGTCATCTAAACACAGAAACTGGGGAGGAGATTATTAGGATTTTGGTTAGCAATCACGTAACCAAGTGACTGAGGATAAGCAAAGGCACCCACCCACCAAGACGCTGCAACAGATGGGTAAACACAGCCACTGGACTAGGCAGCTGAGGCAGGCATGAGGTTATAGATGGGGGCTGGATAATTAACAGCTCAGTAATGTTAACATAGCTCTTCACAGAGACTCCTGGACAAATCACAGCAGTTGCAACATCAGAAAGAAGGGCCAAGAGACAGAGCCAAATGCAGAAAATGTCAACAGGAATTTCCCCTTCTGCTTCTCCATCCCCACCTCCTTCACAAAGACATATGTGCAAAGACTCCCACTGGTTTCTTGATGTGTCAGCACTCTGGTGAAAGGCACAGAAGATGCCTGTGCAGTGGCTGGTGTGGAGGTGCATACTTACGTCTTTTTGTTTGTGGAACCCAATCTGCCCCACATCCATGTCTGCTGTTTTCTTTAGGTTAGTCCATGGAGTGTACACCACACTGACATTGTTCATCTTACAGCCTAAAGGAAAGAGACAGTCATTCCTTTCACTAAGAGTGGTGGTGTCACAACTCAGGGTCTCTCTGAGCAATCCTACACACTCCTGGTTCACTGGCAAAACACCCCCAGCGAGTCAGAATGTATCTATTCAATATGAACTTATGCATCCTTCTACTTCAAGGGGCTTAACCTCCAGGAGGGTACAGTTTCTAGGCAAAAAAGCCAAACCCTGAATATAAGTTCTTGTGCATGTTCACTTGATGGCCAACACACCAAACAACTGGACAGACAAGTCCTCAGGGCAAACTATCATCTTGTAAGTGCCACCTCACCATCTAACAGCCAGCCCTCCAGCCAAGGGGAAGTCAAGTCCTGTGGGCTAACACCCCAGCCCTCACAAGCTCTAACTCCTTcaaactccagggactcaggtCTCAAGGCACCGGTTCTTTTCATGGTAGCAGACCGAATGGCCTAGGCCAGACTTAGATgaattacagcgcaatcctgagctgcaccataaggcacgtttgcgcttcCTCATGAGTCAGCTAGGCCGGCGTGTGgaggtgtgccagcctgcagaagctggaataagcctcctgccaacagaggctctgaatcttatgttgactgagcttggctgacacaaaactctggggtgggcaggaaggaggtgggagggaagcgttccaggaagggggaggggcaggcagtgggcaaccccgggggcaggagggtggggaacgggaggcggggctgggacctggcagttataccagatcccaacccccgttcctggggagtttggagcggctacaagccgctccgctctccttggacttgtgccaccactggAGAtggcgcatgtccaaggagacccataggtgcaagggtggcttacccagaggtaaggggaaaagtttccccttacttctggctgagctgctttgggcacctatcctgaactggatacagcataagcctcttggcttgcctgttccaacacaggataggattgagccattaggctgcaatcctatgcacactcacctgggagtaagcctcattgactataatgtgacttacttctgaatagacatgcatagaactgtgctgtCAGTTTCTTTGTACTCACAGACACAGCCCGTAATAAGATAATGGTTTATTTAAAAATAGAATTGTTTTACATGTTACTTTGAAAGGCATTTAGGAATTTATGTAATGTATTTATTCCCTCACACAATGCTAAAATAATAAACCTAGGTTCCTATGCTTACTTGTCCCTAACACTCATCTGGATCTTTCCAacttctgagcataagcaaagaGTAGCTCTTCAACCTGTTGTACCATGGCTGATATGAACAGATGCAGACCATGATGGAATAGCAAAGTGCAGCTCACTTCCTTCCAAATATAGGTTTTTGttccttaaaccaggggtctcgaAACTGCAGCCTGCAGCGCACAGAGAAAATCCTCTTGGATGCAGCATGGTGGTGGCAAAACCTTACCATTCTTCCTTCTGTCTTTGCACatgatctttgcagaaacttgtACTAGGCAGCTGCTAACACTGCCTATCACCCCAGAAAGCTCTGTGCCCCAACATCCTGGTGGAAGCCGTTGCCCAGCATGGGTTTCCACAAAGATCAGGCACAAAATTGGGAGCACAGAGACATGCTAGAAATGAGAACTTACCTTGGATACTATTGGCCTTCACCAGGTGCGCACAATCTATCAGGACCTCCTTTGGAATGTCATCCATTGTCTGTCCCTAAAATGAACCAAGGTGGGTATGAGCAGTCCACAAGAAGGAATGTGTATGCTGGGAAAGTGACACGCTCTGCAAACATAGCTTTGAGTCCCTCAATCAAACAAGCCCATCACTGAGCAGCTTTGAATTGGATTCCACTTCCCAAGTGTTCAAAGCATATAAATCTCCCATACTAATCCTTACAGTATTGCCACCTCACATTGCAGGTGCTGggactgaggccaagagggacTGGAATTGGTACCAGGCAAGATCTGAACTGGGGACTTCCCAGTTCACACATATCTGGGTCACTATTTTATGTATTTCACGTATCACCTGCCATTCTTCCATGATGGATCTTAAAGTGGCACACAAAGGGTGTTCGGTTTTCAGGTGGTCATCTGCCATTTAGGTGCTGTCTAGGTCTTGTTATGCTTAACAGAACAGCAGTATCTCGGGCTTTGGACCATGCCTCAGGCCCAACACATTTTCTGGACTATAAGATTCAGAAAGGGCTACCAGCTCTTCCAGGTTCAAGACATCTTAGAAGATTTAAATCTGTGTCTCGTTCAGTCTCCTGCCATAATCCGATCCACAGATACAGTCAGGAAACTAAAAAAATCTCCCCATTTTCTAGTCCTTCTCTGAAGCAAATAGAAATCTTCATTATAAACAATGCATTCAACTACTTTTatctatttttaatgtttaaaaattgCCTCTGGATTGAAGGCACTGAGGGAtcctctccaccttccccatCCTGAGTTCCATCTGCTCACATAAACATTGAAGCCCTGGCCGCTTTTGGCCTCCTGAGTGTCttcagtcacccccccccccccaagcttctgCTCAGGCACTGTTCTTACAATGGCTTTCAGCACCTCATTTCCAGCTAGCATGTTTGCTCATATGACACCATCCAGGATGCCAGCATGCAAATGTAAGCAACTCAACAGCCACAACCCTCAAGATGACAACCCTGTCCAGGCTGCCATGGGACCAAATATTTCTGCCCTTAAGGGTAGTTGCAGATGGGGACAAGCAATAGACTTGGGCAATTACCTTATGTAGCCGGAGGTAAACATGCGCCGAGGAGAGCTTGTCCACATGGAACCTACACAAAACATGTCATGAATTTAACCAAGGCCATGATtcaatcccaaataaatgttTCCACACATACTGCTTTAACAGGCTGGTTGCCATCTGGATACGAGCATTTCAAAGCAGGCATATTTGATAGCAAGAAATGGAACGCTCACAGTTTATCTCGCTCATCTCGTGACCAAATACCCACACGGACTGAAGAggaagaaattgaaaggctgAAGGAAACAGCTGCTAAAACAACAAATGTTCTCTTTGAGGAACAACACAAAGACATTCAGCCAAGTGCTCCCTCTAGTGATCTTGACATAACTGGCACAAGACCAATGAGATCAGGGTGATTGCAAGCTCGTCTAGGTATTTCCCTGCCAAGAAACAGAGCCAGTTTATGACTAATCTCAAACCAATGCTTGAATGACTCTGTAACTGAGCAAAGAGAGACCTTTTAAGTGGTAGCTTTTCTCTTATActgagcaaggggagagcaactgtcctcaTTCATCCCAACACAGTGTCCCTCTCAGTGGCTGTTGCTTGTGTCTCCTTTTTTAGGTTGAGAACCCTTTTGGGATAAGgaaccattctctctctctctctctctctctctctctctctctctctctcctatgcAAATTTCTTTGACAACTTTTGTGCTGAAAGGGAGTATgcaaacattcttaataataattaattaacagtatttatataccgcttttcaactgaacgttcacaaagcggtttacagagaaaaatcaaataactaaatggcttcctgtcccaaaagggctcacaatctaaaaagatgccaaggaataccagcagacagccactagaacagacagtgctggggtgaggtgggccagttactctccccctgctaaaaaaaataataaaataatactaTCCATCAATGGTTGAGATGTTTGAACCTGCAGATTTATTCTTTTGTCCAACTACACATGCAGTGACTTGGCCCTGAAACAACCCAAATTAGTCACAATGCAAAAACGTCTAAGTGCCCTATGTGCCAACTTGCAGCACTAGGTGGGTTCATTTAGCCCGAGAGTGGCCAACCAGAGGCTGCCAAGGGgcccacaagcaaggcatggCTTTCCCACACAAGCAGCAACCAGTCCCTTGAGGCCAACTGCCTTTCGTTTCTGAACTTGGAGGTTTAGCTGCACCTGCAGACAATCATCCTAATGCATGGAGCTGATACAACCTATTCTTCAGAGTCCTCACTGGTCAACAAGCCAGTCCCATCAGTTCATTCTCCACAGTGGTAACCAGATGTGGCATTTCCAGGAACAGCCTAAATAAATGGCAGGAAACACCTAAAGCACCTGAGGACTGGCTCTTAGCCTACATcttagagccagggtggtgcagtggtttgggaggtggacttagacctggaagatccaggttcgaatcctccctcagccatgaagcttcctgggtgaccttgggccagttactttctctcagcctcacctacctcacaaggttgttgtgaggacaaaagtctACATATGGTTTGTCTGAACCCTTTTGCTAGATCTACTGAGGCTTAACAGAAGCCTATCATTTGAACTGAAGTTGCCTTGAGGACACTTCTGCACAGAAGGCAGGATATTGTTAGGTCTAGAGACCTATCAGGATCTCAAGTCAACAGCGGATGCTCTAATAAAGTCTAAATCACATCACTTTGATTTTGCACTGTTAACAATCTGTAACCACAAATTACTACAAATACATATTGAGCAAATACTGCCACAGAGAATGCATCTGAGTGAGAGTTGCTGGATTTATTTTTATAGCAGGCTGAAAAGATCAGCAGAGGTAAAAGGGGAACTCAAAAATGGAGCAACCTCAGCAGGACAGCTGGTGGGTGACAGGAAGAGTGGACAAGCAAGGACTCACATATAGACACAAAATGACAAAGACTGCAAAACCACATTGTATCACAACTACATCAAAGTTCAATAGTTCTGAGTTTCGTGtcattccttggcatttttagAA
This window contains:
- the CCDC25 gene encoding coiled-coil domain-containing protein 25 isoform X1, with amino-acid sequence MVFYFTSNVVSSPYSIYMGKDKYENEDLIKYGWPEDIWFHVDKLSSAHVYLRLHKGQTMDDIPKEVLIDCAHLVKANSIQGCKMNNVSVVYTPWTNLKKTADMDVGQIGFHKQKDVKMLSVEKKVNEILNRLEKTKVERFPDLEAEKEARDREERNEKKAQIQEMKRKEKEEMKKKKEMEELRSYSSLMKSENMSCNQDGNDSDDFM
- the CCDC25 gene encoding coiled-coil domain-containing protein 25 isoform X2, whose translation is MGKDKYENEDLIKYGWPEDIWFHVDKLSSAHVYLRLHKGQTMDDIPKEVLIDCAHLVKANSIQGCKMNNVSVVYTPWTNLKKTADMDVGQIGFHKQKDVKMLSVEKKVNEILNRLEKTKVERFPDLEAEKEARDREERNEKKAQIQEMKRKEKEEMKKKKEMEELRSYSSLMKSENMSCNQDGNDSDDFM